Proteins from one Caulobacter sp. X genomic window:
- a CDS encoding F0F1 ATP synthase subunit A translates to MADPMHQFQIQKIVELPTVTVPGLGAIDLSITNSVAAMMSAALLIIGFYSLAARKAVVPGRLQAVGEMLYGLVDGLAESIIGHDGKKFLPFVFTLFSFVLFMNMQGMFLVFTSTSQLAVTLTLGLMVILTVVAVGFAKNGLKFFKLFAPSGVPWPLYFLLVPIEILSFLIRPITLGLRLFGNMLGGHVVLKIFAGFVIALGGLGVLGWAGSALALTSVVALTALEFMVAFLQAFVFAVLTCVYLNDVVHLDSH, encoded by the coding sequence ATGGCCGATCCGATGCACCAGTTCCAGATCCAGAAGATCGTGGAACTGCCCACCGTGACCGTTCCGGGCCTGGGCGCCATCGATCTTTCGATCACCAACTCCGTGGCCGCGATGATGTCGGCCGCCCTGCTGATCATCGGCTTCTACAGCCTGGCGGCCCGCAAGGCCGTGGTGCCCGGCCGCCTGCAGGCGGTGGGCGAGATGCTCTACGGCCTGGTCGACGGGCTGGCGGAATCCATCATCGGCCACGACGGCAAGAAGTTCCTGCCCTTCGTGTTCACGCTGTTCTCGTTCGTGCTGTTCATGAACATGCAGGGCATGTTCCTGGTGTTCACCTCGACCTCGCAGCTGGCCGTGACCCTGACGCTGGGCTTGATGGTCATCCTGACCGTCGTCGCCGTCGGCTTCGCCAAGAACGGCCTGAAGTTCTTCAAGCTGTTCGCCCCGTCGGGCGTGCCGTGGCCGCTGTACTTCCTGCTGGTGCCGATCGAGATCCTGTCGTTCCTGATCCGTCCGATCACGCTCGGCCTTCGTCTGTTCGGCAACATGCTGGGCGGCCACGTGGTGCTGAAGATCTTCGCCGGCTTCGTGATCGCCCTGGGCGGTCTCGGCGTGCTGGGCTGGGCGGGTTCCGCCCTGGCCCTGACCTCGGTCGTCGCCCTGACGGCCCTCGAGTTCATGGTGGCCTTCCTCCAGGCCTTCGTGTTCGCGGTGCTCACCTGCGTCTATCTCAACGACGTCGTGCACCTCGACAGCCACTGA
- a CDS encoding F0F1 ATP synthase subunit C, whose amino-acid sequence MDAAAAKYIGAGLAMLGMIGAGVGLGVMFGNYFQGALRNPTAAAQERPMLFLGMALTEALGIFALVIAFLILFS is encoded by the coding sequence ATGGACGCTGCTGCTGCTAAGTACATCGGCGCTGGTCTGGCCATGCTCGGCATGATCGGCGCGGGCGTGGGCCTGGGCGTGATGTTCGGCAACTACTTCCAAGGCGCCCTGCGCAACCCGACGGCCGCCGCTCAAGAGCGCCCGATGCTGTTCCTGGGCATGGCTCTGACGGAAGCCCTGGGCATCTTCGCCCTGGTCATCGCCTTCCTGATCCTGTTCTCGTAA
- a CDS encoding AtpZ/AtpI family protein produces the protein MPKADEPNERAPQSLDARLAAFEARKAAEKPVKAASEKAQQDGYRLLADLIGGVLVGLGFGWLLDHYVHTSPWGMVGGLLIGLGIAIFSIVRKAMKLSAQASAPSPVPGKADGDTGDGPTVPKQKRD, from the coding sequence ATGCCCAAGGCCGACGAACCGAACGAGAGGGCTCCGCAGAGCCTCGACGCTCGGCTCGCCGCATTTGAGGCGCGGAAGGCGGCGGAAAAGCCGGTGAAAGCCGCGTCCGAAAAGGCCCAGCAGGACGGTTACCGCCTGCTGGCGGATCTGATCGGGGGCGTTTTGGTGGGTCTCGGCTTCGGCTGGCTGCTCGACCACTACGTCCACACGAGCCCCTGGGGCATGGTCGGCGGTCTGCTGATCGGCCTGGGGATCGCGATTTTCTCCATCGTCCGCAAGGCGATGAAACTGAGCGCGCAGGCGTCGGCCCCGTCTCCGGTTCCGGGGAAGGCCGACGGAGACACGGGAGACGGGCCTACCGTCCCCAAGCAGAAGAGAGACTAG